The DNA region GACGCGGCCGACAAGCTGTACGGCGCGGTCGCCCACAAGCGCGCGACCTCGCTCGGCGGCGGCATCGACCATCAGAAGCTGGCGCTCGGCGCCGGTATCGAGAAGGCGGTCGAGAAAAGCACCGAGGAATGGCGCGTATCGGCCAAGATCCGAAGGCTCTGGCACAAGGACAAGTCGGTCTGGACCGGCGATGACGAGGACAAATGGCTGGGCTGGCTGACCAGCGCTGCAACCGCCGACGTCGCCGACTATGAGGATTTCGCCAAGCGCGTGAAGGGCCAGAACTTCACCGACGCCGTCGTGCTCGGCATGGGCGGATCGAGCCTCGGGCCGGAGGTGCTGGCCCAGACCTTCCCGCACAAGTCCGGCTTCCCGCGGCTGCACGTGCTCGATTCCACTGATCCGGCCCAGGTGCGCGCGATGGAGGAGTATGTCGACATCGCAAAGACGCTGTTCATCGTCTCCTCCAAATCCGGCGGCACCACCGAGCCGAACGTGATGAAGGACTATTTCTTCGACCGGGTGGCCAAGGCGATCGGCAAGGACAAGGCCGGCCATCGTTTCATCGCGGTGACCGATCCCGGTTCGTCGCTGCAGAAGGTCGCGATCAAGCAGGGCTTTGCCCGCATCTTCTACGGCGACCCTGCAATCGGCGGCCGCTATTCCGTGCTGTCGCCGTTCGGCCTGGTGCCGGCGGCGGCCGCGGGCATCGACGTCCGCAGCCTGCTCGGCCATACGCTAGCCATGGTGCGCTCGTGCGGCGCCGACGTGCCGCCGCAGGAAAACCCGGGCGTCCAGCTCGGGCTGGCGATGGGCATCGCCGGGCTCGAAGGCCGCGACAAGGTGACGATCTTCGCCTCGCCCGAGGTCGCCGATTTCGGCGCCTGGGCCGAGCAGCTGATCGCGGAATCGACCGGCAAGGACGGCAAGGGCCTGATCCCGATCGAGGGCGAGACCATCGGCGACGCCGCGGTCTACGGCAACGACCGCTTCTTCCTCGACCTGCGCACCGAGGGCGAGCACGACGCCGCGCATGAGGCCAAGCTCGCCGCGCTCGAGGCCGCCGGCCATCCCGTGGTCCGGATCGTGATGAAGTCGATCGACCATATCGGCCAGGAGTTCTTCCGCTTCGAGATCGCGACCGCGGTGGCAGGCTCCATCCTCGGCATCAACCCGTTCAACCAGCCCGACGTCGAGGCTGCCAAGATCAAGACGCGCGAGCTGACGGCGGCGTTCGAGAAGACCGGATCGCTGCCGGCCGAGCGGCCGGTGGTGTCGGCGGATGGCGTCGAGCTCTACACCGACGCGCAGAACGCCGAGGAGCTCCGCAAGGCCGGCGCCAATGGCGACCTCGATTCCTGGATCAAGGCCCACCTCTCGCGCTCCGGCCGCAGCGACTATGTCGCCCTGCTCGCCTATATCGAGCGCGATGGCGACACCATCGACGCCATGCAGGCGATGCGGCTGAAGGTGCGCGATGCGAAACACCTTGCGACCTGCGCCGAATTCGGCCCGCGCTTCCTCCATTCGACCGGACAGGCCTACAAGGGCGGGCCCGACAGCGGCGTGTTCCTGCAGGTCACGACCGACGACAGCAAGGACCTGGCCGTGCCCGGCCAGAAGGCGAGCTTCGGCGTGATCAAGGCGGCGCAGGCGCGCGGCGATTTCGACGTGCTCACCGAGCGCGGCAGGCGGGCACTGCGCGTGCATCTCAAGGGCGACCTCACCTCCGGGCTTGCGGCACTCGATGCCGCGATCTCGGCCGCACTGAACTGACGGAGGCGAGCAATGCAACTCGGCATGATCGGCCTCGGGCGGATGGGCGGCAACATCGTCCGCCGCCTGATGACCCAGGGTCACACCACCGTGGTCTACGACAAGGATCCGAAGGCGGTCGCGGCGCTGGTCGCCGACAATGCCACCGGCTCCTCGTCGCTGGAGGATTTCGTCCTCAAGCTGGAAGCGCCACGCACCGCCTGGGTGATGCTGCCGGCCGGCAAGATCACCGAAGCCACCATCGAGGCGCTGTCGAAGCTGATGCAACCCGGCGACGTCATCATCGACGGCGGCAACACCTTCTGGCAGGACGACGTCCGCCGCGGCAAGGCGCTCAGGGAGCGTGGGCTGCATTATGTCGATGTCGGCACCAGCGGCGGCATCTGGGGCATCGAGCGCGGCTACTGCATGATGATCGGCGGCGACAAACCCGTCGTCGACCGGCTCGACCCGATCTTCAAGACGCTGGCGCCCGGCATCGGCGACATCCCGCGCACCTCCGGCCGCGACGGTCGCGATCCGCGCATCGAACAGGGCTACATCCACGCCGGTCCGATCGGCGCGGGGCATTTCGTCAAGATGATCCACAACGGCATCGAATACGGCCTGATGCAGGCCTATGCCGAAGGCTTCGACATCCTGAAGAACGCCAACATCGAGGCGCTGCCGCCCGACCATCGCTTCGATCTCGACATCGCCGACATCGCCGAAGTCTGGCGGCGCGGCAGCGTGATCCCATCCTGGCTGCTCGACCTCACCGCCTCGGCGCTGGCGCAGAACCACACGCTCGACAATTATTCCGGCTTCGTCGAGGATTCCGGCGAAGGCCGCTGGACCGTCAATGCCGCGGTCGACGAGGCGGTGCCGGCCGAGGTGCTGACGGCGGCGCTCTACACCCGCTTCCGTTCGCGCAAGGATCACACCTTCGCCGAGAAGATCCTCTCGGCGATGCGCGCAGGGTTTGGCGGCCACAAGGAGCCGCCGAAGAAGGCTTAAAACGAACCGCGGAAGGTCACGTGCAGAAGAAACCCGATCCTTGCTCCTTCATCATCTTCGGCGCCACCGGTGACCTGACACACCGGCTGGTCGTCCCGGCGCTCTACAATCTCGCCGCCGGCAATCTCCTGCCGGAAAAGTTCTGCGTCGTCGGCATCGTCCGCAAGGGCATGTCGAGCGAGCAGCTGACCGACAGCCTGCTGCAGGGGCTGCGCAAGTTCGCGACCCGTCCAGTGGACGAGGCGATCGCGAAGCGGCTGTTCGAATGCGTCACCTCGATCGAGGCCGATCCGAGAGATCCCGCTTCGTTCGATGCCATGAACGAACGGCTCGACAAGCTCGAGACGGCGCGCGGCACCGGCGGCAACCGGCTGTTCTATCTCGCGACCCCCCCGAACGCCTTCCTGCCGATCAGCGAGCAACTCGAACGCACCGGCATGCTGGAGGAGAACGGCGCCTGGCGGCGGCTGATCATCGAAAAGCCGTTCGGCACCGATCTGGCGTCGGCCAGGGCGCTGAATGCCGCGCTGCTGAAGCTGATGGATGAGCATCAGATCTACCGGATCGACCATTACCTCGGCAAGGAAACCGTCCAGAACATCCTGGTGCTGCGCTTTGCCAACGGCATGTTCGAACCGATCTGGAATCGCAACCATATCGACCACGTCCAGATCACCGTCGACGAGAAGCTCGGCGTCGGCCATCGCGGCAGTTTCTACGACGCCACCGGCGCGCTGCGCGACATGGTGCCGAACCATCTATTCCAGCTGCTGTCGCTGGTGACGATGGAGCCGCCGGCGCGCTTCGACGCCCATGCGGTGCGCTCGGAGAAGGCCGAGGTGCTGAGCGCGATCCAGATCCAGAGCGAGCAGGAGGCGCTGTCCAACTCGGTGCGCGGCCAGTATCGCGGCGGCCGGGTCGGCGACACCGAGATCGAGGACTATCTCAAGACACCGGACGTCAGGCCGGACAGCTCGACCGAGACCTATGCCGCGCTGAAGCTGACGATCGACAATTGGCGCTGGGCCGGCGTGCCATTCTACCTGCGCACCGGCAAGGCGCTGACCAGCAAACGCACCGAGATCGCGATCAAGTTCAAGCAGGCGCCGTTCGCGATGTTCCGCGACACCGCGGTCGACCGCCTGTCGCAGAACTACCTGGTCATCTCGACCGAGCCGACCGAAGGCATCGAGCTGCAGTTCAACACCAAGGTGCCTGGCCCGGCCATCAACATCGACGGCGTCGAGATGAAGTTCCGCTACAAGGACTACTTCAAGGCCGAACCATCGACCGGCTACGAGACGCTGATCTACGACTGCATGATCGGCGACAATCTGCTGTTCCAACGCGCCGACAGCGTCGAGGCCGGATGGCAGGCGGTGCAGCCCTTCCTCGACGCCTGGAAGACTGCCGGCGGGCGCGGTCTGCAACCCTACAAGGCCGGTAGCGAAGGTCCGGAGGCCGCCAACGCGCTATTGACGCGCGACGGCCGCAGCTGGCGGAAGCTCGGCTGACCATGACCACGAGCGGCGAGCGCAAGATCATCACGGTCGCCGATCCGGCCGCACTGGCGAAGACCGCCGCCGAACGGATGATCGCCAGGATCGACCAGAACAGCGGCCGGATCGCAGTGTGCCTCACCGGCGGCTCCAGCCCCAAGGCGCTCTACCAGCTGCTGGCGACACCGGACTATCGCCGGCGGATTCCGTGGGATCGCATCGACTGGTTCATCGGCGATGAGCGCCTGGTGCCGCGCAAGGACCCACTGCACAATATGAGCATGGCGCGCCAGGCCTTCCTCGACCGCTGCGCCCCGGCCGCGAATGTCCATCCGATCGCAACCGACACCGCCGATCTCAGGGATC from Bradyrhizobium sp. B124 includes:
- a CDS encoding bifunctional transaldolase/phosoglucose isomerase, whose translation is MNPVKALENHRQAVWLDFLARGFVAKGDLKRLIETDGVKGVTSNPSIFEKAIGSSDEYDGAIGKALKKGDRSVADLFEHLAVEDIQHAADVLRPVYDQSHGGDGFVSLEVSPYLAMDTKGTIAEAERLWKDVHRKNLMVKVPATPEGLPAVEYLIGEGISINITLLFSQKVYRQVAEAYLKGLEKYVAKGGDPSHVASVASFFVSRIDSAVDKQLDEKIARANDPSEKERLAALKGKVAIANAKLAYQDYKRLFSGPRWDKLTAKGAKPQRLLWASTGTKNKDYSDVLYVEELIGPDTVNTVPPATLDAFRDHGKVRDSLEENVEDARHVLDELEKSGISLDAITEELVKDGVKLFADAADKLYGAVAHKRATSLGGGIDHQKLALGAGIEKAVEKSTEEWRVSAKIRRLWHKDKSVWTGDDEDKWLGWLTSAATADVADYEDFAKRVKGQNFTDAVVLGMGGSSLGPEVLAQTFPHKSGFPRLHVLDSTDPAQVRAMEEYVDIAKTLFIVSSKSGGTTEPNVMKDYFFDRVAKAIGKDKAGHRFIAVTDPGSSLQKVAIKQGFARIFYGDPAIGGRYSVLSPFGLVPAAAAGIDVRSLLGHTLAMVRSCGADVPPQENPGVQLGLAMGIAGLEGRDKVTIFASPEVADFGAWAEQLIAESTGKDGKGLIPIEGETIGDAAVYGNDRFFLDLRTEGEHDAAHEAKLAALEAAGHPVVRIVMKSIDHIGQEFFRFEIATAVAGSILGINPFNQPDVEAAKIKTRELTAAFEKTGSLPAERPVVSADGVELYTDAQNAEELRKAGANGDLDSWIKAHLSRSGRSDYVALLAYIERDGDTIDAMQAMRLKVRDAKHLATCAEFGPRFLHSTGQAYKGGPDSGVFLQVTTDDSKDLAVPGQKASFGVIKAAQARGDFDVLTERGRRALRVHLKGDLTSGLAALDAAISAALN
- the gnd gene encoding phosphogluconate dehydrogenase (NAD(+)-dependent, decarboxylating), whose amino-acid sequence is MQLGMIGLGRMGGNIVRRLMTQGHTTVVYDKDPKAVAALVADNATGSSSLEDFVLKLEAPRTAWVMLPAGKITEATIEALSKLMQPGDVIIDGGNTFWQDDVRRGKALRERGLHYVDVGTSGGIWGIERGYCMMIGGDKPVVDRLDPIFKTLAPGIGDIPRTSGRDGRDPRIEQGYIHAGPIGAGHFVKMIHNGIEYGLMQAYAEGFDILKNANIEALPPDHRFDLDIADIAEVWRRGSVIPSWLLDLTASALAQNHTLDNYSGFVEDSGEGRWTVNAAVDEAVPAEVLTAALYTRFRSRKDHTFAEKILSAMRAGFGGHKEPPKKA
- the zwf gene encoding glucose-6-phosphate dehydrogenase, producing MQKKPDPCSFIIFGATGDLTHRLVVPALYNLAAGNLLPEKFCVVGIVRKGMSSEQLTDSLLQGLRKFATRPVDEAIAKRLFECVTSIEADPRDPASFDAMNERLDKLETARGTGGNRLFYLATPPNAFLPISEQLERTGMLEENGAWRRLIIEKPFGTDLASARALNAALLKLMDEHQIYRIDHYLGKETVQNILVLRFANGMFEPIWNRNHIDHVQITVDEKLGVGHRGSFYDATGALRDMVPNHLFQLLSLVTMEPPARFDAHAVRSEKAEVLSAIQIQSEQEALSNSVRGQYRGGRVGDTEIEDYLKTPDVRPDSSTETYAALKLTIDNWRWAGVPFYLRTGKALTSKRTEIAIKFKQAPFAMFRDTAVDRLSQNYLVISTEPTEGIELQFNTKVPGPAINIDGVEMKFRYKDYFKAEPSTGYETLIYDCMIGDNLLFQRADSVEAGWQAVQPFLDAWKTAGGRGLQPYKAGSEGPEAANALLTRDGRSWRKLG